A section of the Spirosoma pollinicola genome encodes:
- a CDS encoding DUF4255 domain-containing protein — translation MLRQALEAIKTELNTYLLAALANGSTEPVVKLLNIANAEGSNAQAVTDNVIMSLVNIEEETTLKNGSMYRLQSLSTIERINPALFLNFYVLFAINSTNETNYLNALLLISNVLGFFQQKHMLSKENTPTLDPKIEKLVIELYSPNFEQLNHLWAMLGGKYMPSVLYKVRMLMIEDTQPEGSSLITSIEIGSIRL, via the coding sequence ATGCTAAGGCAGGCACTTGAAGCAATCAAGACGGAGCTGAATACCTATTTGCTGGCGGCTCTCGCGAATGGTTCTACAGAGCCGGTGGTGAAGCTATTGAACATTGCCAATGCCGAAGGCAGCAACGCACAGGCCGTTACCGACAACGTTATCATGTCTCTGGTGAATATTGAAGAGGAGACGACACTAAAAAACGGCTCCATGTACAGGCTCCAAAGTTTATCGACCATTGAACGAATCAATCCAGCGTTATTCCTGAATTTCTATGTACTCTTTGCCATCAACTCAACCAATGAAACAAATTATTTAAACGCCCTCCTTTTAATCTCGAACGTGCTTGGTTTCTTTCAACAAAAACACATGCTATCGAAAGAAAATACGCCAACACTCGACCCAAAAATTGAGAAATTAGTCATTGAGCTCTATTCTCCAAATTTTGAACAGCTAAATCATCTTTGGGCCATGCTGGGTGGAAAATATATGCCTTCTGTTTTATATAAAGTTCGCATGCTTATGATTGAAGATACGCAGCCGGAAGGAAGTTCGCTAATTACATCCATCGAAATAGGCAGCATTCGGCTATGA
- a CDS encoding phage tail sheath family protein: MENFNTPGVYVREVATFPPSVAQVETAIPAFIGYTELITFEGETLQNKPVRIASLSQYQEIYGGSYPVPITALTLDSDGKITGGLADLNTLLRFRLFQSLQLYFANGGGPCYIVAVNNYFSAPNTPRTVDSAELIAGINALSKEDEPTLIVIADAVGVTDPATYHAVLTTALTQCADLKDRFLICDIQTAGQATMAAAIGGFRDGIGTNNLTYGAAYHPYIKTIINFDYDETVVTITQAGSPFNTFKMSELKTGKLVAGKTITNTSLYEGIKKEIAKQTVVLPPSSAIAGVYASVDRTRGVWKAPANFSLNFVKELTEKIDDLTQQSLNVHPTGKSVNALRFFDGKGNLVWGARTLAGNDNEWKYVSVRRFFLMVEESVKDATEPFVFEPNDANTWVKVKGMIENFLFLQWRAGALAGAKPAQAFFVNVGLGQTMTALDILEGRMIVEIGMAVVRPAEFIILRFAHKMQES, encoded by the coding sequence ATGGAAAATTTCAATACCCCCGGTGTGTATGTAAGGGAAGTGGCTACGTTTCCCCCCTCGGTGGCGCAGGTCGAAACGGCTATACCGGCCTTTATCGGCTATACCGAACTCATCACGTTTGAAGGTGAGACCCTGCAGAATAAGCCCGTTCGCATCGCATCCCTATCGCAGTATCAGGAAATTTACGGGGGTTCGTACCCGGTGCCCATAACAGCCCTCACCCTCGATTCTGACGGGAAAATTACCGGTGGGTTAGCCGACCTGAACACGCTGCTCCGGTTTCGGTTGTTTCAGAGTCTGCAACTGTATTTTGCCAATGGTGGAGGCCCCTGTTACATCGTGGCGGTCAACAATTATTTCTCGGCGCCCAACACACCCCGAACAGTCGATTCGGCCGAGTTGATTGCCGGTATCAACGCGCTGTCGAAGGAGGATGAACCAACCCTGATTGTGATTGCCGATGCCGTTGGCGTTACCGATCCGGCTACGTATCATGCCGTTTTGACTACCGCCCTGACCCAATGTGCAGACCTAAAAGACCGCTTTCTGATTTGCGATATTCAAACGGCAGGCCAGGCCACAATGGCTGCGGCTATTGGCGGTTTTCGCGATGGCATAGGCACCAACAACCTCACGTATGGAGCGGCCTATCACCCTTACATAAAAACGATTATCAACTTCGATTACGACGAAACAGTCGTTACGATTACGCAGGCAGGAAGCCCGTTCAATACATTCAAAATGAGTGAATTGAAGACTGGGAAGCTGGTTGCCGGCAAAACAATTACCAATACAAGTTTATACGAGGGCATCAAGAAAGAGATTGCGAAACAGACCGTTGTTCTGCCACCAAGTAGTGCCATTGCCGGGGTATATGCCAGCGTTGACCGCACACGGGGCGTATGGAAAGCCCCCGCCAATTTCAGCCTCAACTTCGTGAAAGAACTGACCGAAAAAATAGACGATCTAACCCAGCAGTCGCTGAATGTACACCCCACCGGAAAATCAGTGAACGCACTCCGGTTTTTCGACGGGAAAGGGAATCTGGTCTGGGGTGCCCGAACGCTGGCGGGTAATGACAACGAATGGAAATATGTATCGGTCCGGCGGTTTTTCCTGATGGTCGAAGAGTCGGTCAAGGATGCAACAGAACCCTTCGTCTTTGAGCCGAACGATGCCAATACCTGGGTAAAAGTGAAAGGTATGATCGAGAATTTTCTGTTTCTGCAATGGCGTGCCGGAGCACTCGCCGGAGCCAAACCCGCACAGGCTTTCTTTGTAAACGTTGGCCTGGGCCAGACAATGACCGCCCTTGATATTCTGGAGGGTAGAATGATTGTTGAGATCGGCATGGCCGTGGTACGTCCGGCAGAATTCATCATTCTGCGTTTCGCCCATAAAATGCAGGAATCGTAG